A genomic window from Sorex araneus isolate mSorAra2 chromosome 2, mSorAra2.pri, whole genome shotgun sequence includes:
- the NQO2 gene encoding ribosyldihydronicotinamide dehydrogenase [quinone] isoform X1, with the protein MAGKKVLIVYAHQDPGSFNAALKKVAVDELSRQGCLVTVTDLYALDFEPRATRKDFTGALSDPEHCNYGLEAFRAYQREALSRDITAEQEKVREADLVIFQFPLYWYSLPAVLKGWMDRVLCQGFAFDFPGFFESGFLKGKRAVLSFTTGGSAEMYSKTGISGDIRCYLWPIQNSEPQSTCSGHRRKGGRTTAAAELLPRAEVASTGWTAGMAPSTAGNGAGALLAVSQTPPPGPPRAGHSPGPAASHPHSAETGTCWV; encoded by the exons ATGGCAG GGAAGAAAGTGCTCATCGTGTACGCGCACCAGGACCCCGGCTCGTTCAACGCGGCCCTGAAGAAGGTGGCGGTGGACGAGCTGAGCAGACAGGGCTGCCTGGTCACCGTGACCGACTTGTACGCCTTGGACTTCGAGCCCAGGGCCACCAGGAAGGATTTCACGG GTGCCCTCTctgaccccgagcactgcaacTACGGGCTGGAGGCATTCCGGGCGTACCAGCGGGAGGCGCTGAGCCGCGACATCACGGCGGAGCAGGAGAAGGTGCGGGAGGCCGACCTGGTCATATTCCAG TTCCCCCTGTACTGGTACAGCCTCCCGGCGGTCCTGAAGGGCTGGATGGACCGGGTGCTGTGCCAGGGCTTCGCCTTCGACTTCCCGGGCTTCTTTGAATCAGGATTTCTCAAG GGCAAACGGGCCGTGCTCTCCTTCACCACGGGCGGCTCGGCCGAGATGTACTCCAAGACCGGCATCAGCGGGGACATCCGCTGCTACCTGTGGCCCATCCAG AATTCGGAGCCCCAGAGCACCTGCTCCGGGCAtcggaggaaaggaggaaggacgACGGCAGCGGCAGAGCTCTTGCCGCGCGCAGAGGTGGCCAGTACCGGTTGGACCGCTGGGatggccccgagcaccgccgggaatgGTGCTGGAGCACTGTTGGCGGTGTCTCAAAcaccccctcccgggccacccAGGGCCGGTCACT CTCCGGGGCCGGCTGCTTCCCACCCACACAGCGCAGAGACGGGGACCTGCTGGGTCTGA
- the NQO2 gene encoding ribosyldihydronicotinamide dehydrogenase [quinone] isoform X2: MAGKKVLIVYAHQDPGSFNAALKKVAVDELSRQGCLVTVTDLYALDFEPRATRKDFTGALSDPEHCNYGLEAFRAYQREALSRDITAEQEKVREADLVIFQFPLYWYSLPAVLKGWMDRVLCQGFAFDFPGFFESGFLKGKRAVLSFTTGGSAEMYSKTGISGDIRCYLWPIQHGTLHFCGFHVLAPQVSFGPSSASQEERAGMLAAWARRLAAIWEEAPIECTAAWYFGQ; the protein is encoded by the exons ATGGCAG GGAAGAAAGTGCTCATCGTGTACGCGCACCAGGACCCCGGCTCGTTCAACGCGGCCCTGAAGAAGGTGGCGGTGGACGAGCTGAGCAGACAGGGCTGCCTGGTCACCGTGACCGACTTGTACGCCTTGGACTTCGAGCCCAGGGCCACCAGGAAGGATTTCACGG GTGCCCTCTctgaccccgagcactgcaacTACGGGCTGGAGGCATTCCGGGCGTACCAGCGGGAGGCGCTGAGCCGCGACATCACGGCGGAGCAGGAGAAGGTGCGGGAGGCCGACCTGGTCATATTCCAG TTCCCCCTGTACTGGTACAGCCTCCCGGCGGTCCTGAAGGGCTGGATGGACCGGGTGCTGTGCCAGGGCTTCGCCTTCGACTTCCCGGGCTTCTTTGAATCAGGATTTCTCAAG GGCAAACGGGCCGTGCTCTCCTTCACCACGGGCGGCTCGGCCGAGATGTACTCCAAGACCGGCATCAGCGGGGACATCCGCTGCTACCTGTGGCCCATCCAG CATGGCACCCTGCACTTCTGCGGCTTCCACGTCCTGGCCCCGCAGGTCAGCTTCGGGCCTAGCTCTGCGTCCCAGGAGGAGCGGGCGGGCATGCTGGCGGCGTGGGCGCGGCGGCTGGCAGCCATCTGGGAGGAGGCGCCCATCGAGTGCACGGCCGCCTGGTACTTCGGGCAGTAG